In Osmia lignaria lignaria isolate PbOS001 chromosome 13, iyOsmLign1, whole genome shotgun sequence, the DNA window ATTCCAATCCAATGGGCGAAATTTCTAAggcttaaaattaaattaggcATCCCTTGACATTGGGCGTGTGGCACCGCCTTTTTCGTTATTCGTTCTCATATATCcagctttattttattttgtattaccTTTTTTAGGCATAGGCGAgcgtaataaaaaaattacacgAATATTCGATGGATCGCAGATAGTTTTGTATCATTTGTCTCAACATTTCTTATGTCGCGTTCAAAGACACAGCGTAGTATAAACATGACGGAAAAATTAAATGCCAGTCTATATATCACTATACATATCAAAACAGTGCACAAAGTTGTGCTCTAACCTGTATTTTCTTGACTTAAACATATTTTATGATCTATAATATATAAGTAGGTAAATATATGATTCTGTGCTTGTGTTTAGATTTCTCATACTAACAATAGGAGTTTCACATCCTGCCTTTCTCAACTATGATTTCCTTTAATGATATTTGTTTCTGCCAACTTTCTAATTTAGTAGATATATTttagtatatatatgtatatatatatatatatatatatattgcttcaatcatttttatatcttttcttTTGTATTAATGTTCTTAAATATTGTTGTTTCAGAAGTACATAGGAAAATGTCTAAAAAGCCAGGTACTACCCAAGCAATGCATAAGGTTATAATGGTTGGAAGTGGAGGCGTTGGAAAATCTGCCCTTACATTACAGTTTATGTACGATGAGGTACAGGAaccttgtacatacatatgtatatatttatatttatatctcAATATGTATAGCTGATTAAATACAaacatatatttctttttattctaattaGTTTGTCGAGGATTATGAGCCTACAAAAGCAGATTCTTATAGAAAGAAAGTTGTATTAGACGGAGAAGAAGTACAAATTGATATTCTAGATACTGCAGGACAAGAAGATTATGCAGCAATTAGAGATAATTATTTTAGAAGCGGAGAAGGATTTCTTTGTGTGTTTTCTATAACAGAAGATGACAGTTTTCAAGCCACTCAAGAGTTTAGgtatgtaataatttatttaatacaaaaacATGCATATATTTAAGGTACAAAACAAAATccattgattttttttattcagaGAACAGATTCTTAGGGTAAAGAATGATGAAAACATTCCATTTCTATTAGTGGGAAATAAAAGTGATTTGCAAGAAAAGAGGAAAGTTACTTTAGCAGAAGCTCAAGCAAGATCACAACAATGGGGTGTACCATATGTAGAAACAAGtgcaaaaacgaaagaaaatgtcGATAAGGTAGGTTGATTATAAAACCACTTATGTTTCTCAATATCAAAGTAGTTGTTTTGTTGGAAATTAATTAGTGTTACCAATAGTATTTAATAGTGGAaacatatttatacatttatagTTGTATATAAGTAAATGCACATgcagtatttcaattttattacagCCTTTAGAATACAGAAATTGCATGAGATATATATCTGTTTAGCTTCATTTGCAATTTCttctgtatcctacaattttCTCTGCTACATGTGCATCGTATAGCTTTTGCACACGTGATTCTTTGCATTAAATGTGTGTTTGTATAAGCACATCATAAGCATACATGTATACTgcatatttgtttttaatttaaaagcaCTTTTTCGAGCCTCGAGGCTTTGAGATGGCATCAATTGCACATTTTCAGGTATTTTTCGACTTGATGCGTGAAATAAGGTCGCGCAAGATCGAGGACAAGTCAGCGAGCAACGGTCGTGGAAAGGACCGTgctaacaagaagaaaaagaagtgcATTTTTCTATAGGTTTGCAGTTTTTTAAACTgttgttaatttttttataacgtAAAATGTACAATACTTAAGGGTTTTATAtacacatgtatatatatatatattttcttttttttttacttttttctaacatttaaataaatatgtgtATGTGCAATTATCAGCAGGTAACAATTACACCAGATGTAACAGCCTTCTACAAGAGTGTCTCTCACAGGCACGTATAATAGAACACTTTTTATTACTTATATTTTGCTTGATTCTTGCTTATGCCTGAAATACTGCATATGCATGCAGAATTATAATTCAGTATTAAAAACTATAAAGacacaattctttttcttttttttttttctttttcatttttgagaATTCAATTTAAACATAAATGGCTGAAAATTTCCATATAAAATAGTAAATATAGCTTGTTGCCAtgcatgtatatttttttttccatataACCGGTACAAAAATTATCTCATATTTTCACTCATTCAGTGCAGTTTTTATTGTGCTTTAATTGTACAAACTTAAATGGTGAAATTAAAGTAAACGGACGTGAAATTTATGTATATAGGTACATAGTATAGGACATATTTTGTGTTACATTACAGGTATTTTTTGATTTAATGAGCGCGATAGCTGCACGGAAAGCACAGGAAAATCAAGGCGATGGAAAAGAGGGCAAGGAGGAAAGAAATTGCTGCATTTTGCTCTAACAATTACAAAGCAACGCGTATAACTTTCATAACGGAATATTCAACTTCTAATTGCAAAAGCTGAGTAAGAAAagtgtatttatatatatacacacacgtgTTACATACATATAGTAAAACTTTTCTGACACTTTACAGTGAATTGACGCACTAAACgtatatacaaatatttatattgaaaaaacatacagtttaaaaattgtttaatgatTGTTACGTTAGAAGTTATAAAATTCATGTTCCTTCTTATAACATTGCTTATTGATTAATTTATAATGCACGGGTGCATATAATCATAATTCctatgtattaataataatttgcatcataatttttaatataaatagaaTCAAAGCTTTCAACAAAGCACAAAATTATCTTATATATTTTATCTTAGGTATTTTTTAACTGTTCTTAGAGTGCTGAAACATGTATATAAATCATTTATTCAAGTATTGTAgatcaaaaagaaagaaagggtaaagaatttttatatgtatatatacatatagaacatgtacatgtatatatacattatacACAGTCTTGTGATTAGTTAATGACAGTGATTAAAAGAGTtgctaatatttattataaaaacacTGTAATTGGTTTTGTTTACAAATAAAAGTAACATATCTTTATTCGTGTATTTTGTATATTTCTTGGAAACCTTGAATGATTTCAGCACTCTTGTTTTAGTATCTGtcaataatatttgtttaaactCTTTCTTTTAGTAGTCATAACACTGTAAAGTAACGAAGACACGTGGCAGTTAATCTATAATTTCCTTGTTATATGTGGTATTTTATAGAACAAGTTTACAGTATGCAGTTATGTTACAGTTTACTATTTTCATAATAAGGTAACTTTGTGTCCTGAACatgtaaatacaaataatttatttgtatttacatGTACAGTTTTAAAATGTAGTAGAAATTTTGTTTTACCTGGTTTTAAATATTTGCATCCAAGTCAAACATTGTACTcctttaatcaatttttttaacatatttctATAAAGACCGGTAAATGTATATATTGGGTTGGGGAATAAGTTCGTAGCGCCTTTATATTATCTTTTGTTTTACAACAATTCTTCTG includes these proteins:
- the Rala gene encoding ras-like protein A isoform X2, whose amino-acid sequence is MSKKPGTTQAMHKVIMVGSGGVGKSALTLQFMYDEFVEDYEPTKADSYRKKVVLDGEEVQIDILDTAGQEDYAAIRDNYFRSGEGFLCVFSITEDDSFQATQEFREQILRVKNDENIPFLLVGNKSDLQEKRKVTLAEAQARSQQWGVPYVETSAKTKENVDKVFFDLMSAIAARKAQENQGDGKEGKEERNCCILL
- the Rala gene encoding ras-like protein A isoform X1, which codes for MSKKPGTTQAMHKVIMVGSGGVGKSALTLQFMYDEFVEDYEPTKADSYRKKVVLDGEEVQIDILDTAGQEDYAAIRDNYFRSGEGFLCVFSITEDDSFQATQEFREQILRVKNDENIPFLLVGNKSDLQEKRKVTLAEAQARSQQWGVPYVETSAKTKENVDKVFFDLMREIRSRKIEDKSASNGRGKDRANKKKKKCIFL